Part of the Leptospira sp. WS92.C1 genome is shown below.
AAATAAAATGTTCGGAAAGGTCAGCCGGGTTTATCCTTCCGACGGTCAATTTTTCGTCCGTGTCGACGTGGACTCGATGCCCGAAGGAATTTTACCGGAGATGACTGCGGACGTAGCGCTGGAAGTGGCGCGCAAGGAGAACGCCGTATTGATTCCGATCAGAGCCGTGGAAAAAGGCAGGATACGCGTTAGGCGGAACGGAAAAACGTTCTGGGTGCAAGCCAACGTCGGTGCCGTCGACGGCGAATGGTGCGAGGTCTTGGCAGATTCGGTGCTGCCGACCGATACGGTCTTTTTAAACGGAGAAAAGTAAACCCGCATGTTTTTTCTCGCGATTCGACAATTGTTAAAGAGACCTCAGCAGACTTTTCTGACTTTCTTGGCGATTCTTCTTGGAACTGCCGGGTATGTCGTTTTTTCCGGGATGATGCTGGGCTTTCAGGAATATATCACGGATCAGCTCGTGAACAACGACGCGCAAATCCGCATTTCTCCTCGGGACGAAGTTTTAAAGAAGGAAAGTTTTGAAGGCGTTTTCTATCCCGATTCGACCGTACGATGGATCAATCCTCCCTCGGGAAAAACCGACTCTACTCAGCTAACAAACATTAAAGGTTGGTTTTTGAAATTGGATCGGGACGAACGTGTGGAAGCGTATGCCCCGCAGCTCAACAGACAACTTATCTTCAAATTCGGAAAGCAGACTCTTCCCGGAAAACTCCAAGGGATCGATCCGGCTCGTCAAACCAAAGTGACCACAATCGGTAAATACGTGGAAAAAGGGAATCTCAGCGATCTCGATCGGGGAGGCGATATGATTTTTGCCGGTGCCGGATTGTTGGAAAAACTCGGCGCTGAAACCGGTGATACTCTACAGGTGGTCACTACGAACGGTAAAATATCGAACGTCAAAGTGGGCGGGGTCTTTCGAGTCGGGAATCGAATGATCGATGATACGACCGTCTATGCTTCTCTGAGGACGGTTCAACGGATCACACAATCGAACGGAGTCATATCGGAAATCGCCGTTCGATTGGTCGACGTTTCAAAAGCGGCGGATGTCGCCACGGAGTGGTCCTTTTTCACTAAGGACAAGGTTCAAAGCTGGGATCAGACTTATGAAAGCGTGTTATCCGTATTTAAAACGCAAAATATCGTAAGGAATACGACGACGTTTACGATTATACTAGTTGTTGCTTTCGGAATATACAACGTTTTGAATATGGTTGTGAATCATAAAAAAAGGGAAATCGCGATCCTTCGATCCGTCGGTTTTGACGAAGGGGATACGATCCGGCTCTTTATCATACAGGGACTTTTGTTGGGTTTGCTGGGCGCCGCTTGCGGTCTGATTGTGGGAGCGATCGCGTGTTATGCCTTGGACGGTTATCCGATCGGCGGCAAAACGACGAAGGGACAAGTTATGGTCAACGTGATGAAGATATCTTGGGATTACTCGATCTATGTAAAGGCTTTCAGCTTATCCGTGATCACGAGCGGAATTGCGGCCTATATTCCCGCGAAATCCGCTTCGAAACTTTCTCCCGTCGAAATCATACGAGGAAGCGCTTGAATCCGGGAAGATCTCATGCGATCGAAAAGAAAGAGGACGCTGCAATTGAGTGTACGTCCTTATCCAAACGATTCGGAGAACCGCCGACTTACGCAGTGCAGGAGGCGGAGTTCAGTCTGCAGCGTGGAGAGTTTGTCGCATTAACGGGGAGATCCGGATCAGGAAAGTCGACCTTATTGTATATGCTGAGTGGATTGGATCATCCGAGTTCGGGAAAGGTGTTCCTCAACGGCATGGATATATTTTCGATGCCGAGCAAAGACACTCATATTTTCCGAAATTTGAATATAGGATTCGTATTCCAATTTCATTATCTTCTGCCCGAGTTGACCGCGATCGAGAATATATTGATGCCGACGCGCAAAACGGAAAAAAATGTCGTTAAGAGGGACGAAGCCAGAAGGCTTCTTTCCGAATTCGGGTTGGAGCACTGTAAGGACAAATTTCCTTCCCAAATGTCCGGAGGCGAGCAGCAAAGAACCGCAATTGCGCGGGCGCTGATCATGAATCCGATTTTCCTGTTTGCGGACGAACCTACGGGGAATTTGGACACGGAGAACGGTGACAAGGCCATGGAAATCCTGAAACGGATCAATCAAGAGAACCGAACCACCGTCGTATTTGTGACGCACGACCCAGATTACGCGGCCTTGGCGGGACGTAGAATCAACATGGTGGATGGAAGAATCCATTCTGATTCTCTGCAAAAGATAAACAAGGCCGTTTCGCGGTAAAAAGATTTTCCGTTGTCTGTTGCTTTAGAAGTTTCTAATTTAAGAATGTTTTTTTTTCTTCTTGGCCGAGGCTTTCTTTTTCGGTTTTGCTTTTTTATTAGCGGCCTTTTTCGAAGTTTTCTTTTGTTTCTTTCCAATTCCCGCAATTCCCGGCAGCTTCATTCCTGCGATCGTATATGCCAATTCGATTAATTCTTCTAAACCCAAAACTTCCATAATATGAAGATTTTTTTCAAATCCTAAGGTTCTTAAAAATACCAAAAGATTTTGGACTCCGAAGGCTTGGATCAATTTCGGAATATCGCCGACTCCTCGTTTTCGAATCCAAATACCGGATTGTTCCGGGGTGAGTTCTTGAACGACTGGAATCAATTCGGTAGGCGGTACTTGGAGAGAAAGTTGTATGAAATTTTGAACCCCAACTTCTTTTAACAATGCGATCGATTTCTGAGATCCGATGTTTTTTAATAATTCTGCCGAAGATTCTTTTCCGGTTTTGAGCGACATCTCCGCAATATCGGAGGCGGGAATGGAGGTGGATAAAAGAACTAGATCATCCATGGGTATACTATTTGCAAAATATGTAATGTCTCCCGGGTGAGCTGTGGAAAGAAGTGTTACTAACGTTTCCTCCGGAATTCGATTTAAAAATTCAACGATTGTTTTTTCGTCCAGACTTTGACTTATATAAAGTAATGTCTTATGGTCTACTTTTTCCGAAAGAGAATATAGTTTTTCGTATCCAAGCGAACGAAACAGTTGAAAAGATTTTCCCGTACCTAATTTATCGAGGTATTCCAAAGCCTTTCCGATCTGATTGATCACTTTTTTCATTCAAGCACGTCCTCAAGAAGTCCGGAGACAAGCTCAGTCAGAGGTTTTTGTTTATGAATTGCAAGAATGTTTTCGGCTGTATTTTTAGAAATTGCATCTCTGAAGTGGATGTACTCTTTTTCAGAATATCCGAGAAATTCTTTTAGAGTTTCCGCTCTGTATTCGTTTAAGATGGAATCTCTAAAATTCTCATAAAACTTTTCCAGACTTTTTTCTAAAAGCGGATCTCGAGAAACTGCGTCTCTGAGTTTTTCGAGATGTTTTCGTAAGTCCGATGCTTGTATATAGCCGATCTCCGAAAATCCGGATTGAAAAAGTATTTTCAGTGTGTTTCTGATCAGCATTTTTCCGGCTTCGCTTTCGGAAGAGGAATGAAGAATCTCCGCCATTCTCTCCGTAAAACCCGGTAGCAGTGCCGATAGAAAACCTGAAATTTGTTTTTCAAATCCGGCGGCTTGAAATACTCCTGCAAGTGGATTCAGTTTTTTATTAAATTCGATCAGAATTTTTTCCAAGCCATCTGCGAACATCGATTGAACTTCGGCCTGATTTAAAATTTTCATCAAAAAAATCTTTGACGGAGCGGCTACGGTTCTTGCGGCTAATTCTAAAATTGCCTCCTGTGTTTCCAAACTCATCGCATCCGATACCGAATCAAACGGAACCAACGTTTGAATGTCCAAACCTTGAAAAATGTTCCTTATTTTTTCTTCGGGGATCCTGATTCCCGAAATCGGCTCCAATGACAGAGAAATCTTTTCCGGTAAAAGTTCCTTTAAGGTAGAATCAAACAGAAAATCTAAAATTCTCCGGACACTTTTCTGAACCTTTTCCGTATCTTCGATCCATTTCTTTGCGGCTGATTTATATTCCTTTTTAGAGGAAAAGAGTCGTTTCCAAAATCCCATTCTTACTAAGTTCCTCGATTTAAGTTAGAGAGAGTAAAATCTTTTCCAACGCGGGTCTATGGTAGGAAAGTTGATTGGAGTGATACAAAAGAATATTCTTCTTAATTAGATTTCTCGTATCTTCTTCTTTATACAGAAGTTTTTCGCTCGCCAATACGTCTCCGTTTCCGTTGAGTCTTAACAGCTTATGATCCAAACCTTTTTTGAGAATATTTTGAAATGCGTCTTCCAAGTGATTTGAAAATAGTTTTCCCGAAATGTGAATTTCTTTTCCTTTCTTACGAATTTCTTCTGCAAAATTTTGAAGTCTTTTGAATAAAATTTCTTTTCCAACGCCTGTTTCCGTTCCTAGTTGCAGAAGAATGGCGGAAAGTAAATTGCCTGAAGTCGCAACATAATTCTTTCCTAATCTTTCTTTAACGATATTCGCAACTTGGTCACTTTCGGCGGTTTCCGAGATTTCGAAATTATCTCCGTATGAGATATGCAGTTGAGTTTTTTTTGAAGAGATATAATCGTATGTGAGGGTAAATGAAATAAAGTGAACGTCCTTTATCTTAGTACGGATAAAATACACACCTTTTTTTATCTGATTGAGATAGCCATCGTGATTGAAAGTGCCTTCCGGAAACATAAATAAATTTCTTCCAGAACGAACCCGATCCACAAGCGTGTTCCATTCTTGATCGACCAAATCTCTGAGTTCACCTTTTTTTAACAATTCGCGCGCGTTGTCTCTAAAAGGACGTTTAATGGGAAAAGAACCGATATAGGCTAATAAGATGGGAATGATATTCGTTTTATCGATCAGCTTGAAAATCAGTTTCAAGCTTCCTTTGGGGCGAAATTCTTTGACTAAAAAATCCTTCTTCAAGATATCTTCTCTTACTGGGATTGCAAATTTAATCTTTGGTTGAACCATTCTATGAATCGCTGCAAGACCGAAAATGTCTCCCTCGCCCACGTGATTTCCGATGAGCACGGTGGGATAGGGTGCGTAAAGAATTTTATCGCGATTGGATTCTTCGAAGTATTCTTCTATAGAATCAAAAAGAATCCCTCTGGTCCTATAAACGAGATTGATCAGCCAATCGTAGGTTTTTTCGGAATAAACGACTTGCGAGGAATTGGGAACAACGGAGGTCTCTAACATGCGGCCCCTTTTTCATAGTTTTAAAACGTCAGTTCAAATACAAGTAACGCTAAGAAACAAAGAGTTTCTAGTCTACAACAATCCGGGGAATCGATTCGCTGATTCTTGTAGTAATTTCGTAATTGATCGTGTGAACTCTATCGGCCATATCGTCGGCGGTCACGGATTCTTCCCCGTCGTGTCCGATGATCGTTACGATACTTCCGATATCCGCGCCCGGTATATGCGTAACGTCGAGCATCGTCATGTTCATACAAATTCTTCCTAAAATACGGGCCCGCCTTCCAAGCACTAACATGTCCCCATTATTTGAAAGTTTTCGATCCAAGCCTTCGTAATAACCGACCGGCACCACGGCGACCTTTGTAGGATACGAAGTTTGAAACGTCGAACCGTAACCGATGTAACGATTGGCGGGGTGATTCTGGATATGGACGATTTTCGTTTTCCAAGACAGAACCGGATTCAGTTGAAAGTTTTTATTTCCGATAAGATTTAAGGACAAGCGGGTTTGTATACTCGGCCAAAGTCCGTATAAAGAAATGCCGACTCGCACCATTTCAAAATGTGCGCTTGGAAAAAGCAGGGTGGACGCTGAGGCACAGGTGTGTCGGATTAAATTTTTATATCCAAAAGACTCAGCGAGAGAAACCGCGGTTTCGAAATTTCGAATTTGCATTAAAGAATGCTTATGTTCTAAAACGTCTTCCGTGCTTGCGAAATGAGTGCAAATTCCATCGAGCCGAATTTCAGATTCTTTCAATTTTTCTAAAGTGATTTGCAGAGTTTCCCCGCGGGTTCCGAGTCTTCCCATCCCGGTATCTACTTTGAGATGAAGTTTCGGAGCGGGACTGAGAGAGGATAAAATTTTAGCCGTCTCCGGTCTTGAGAACACGATCCAAAAATTGGGATCGGCCAATTGATTTTTTCGAGCCTGGAGATTTTGGATTTCTCCCATGATTAAAATCGGAATGGTCGAGTCGATGTTTCGGACGATCAGAGCTTCTTCGATCGAGTTGACTCCGATACGCGAAACACCCTCGTCGATACAAAGCTTCGTCATTGTTTCAAGTTCGTGACCGTATGCGTTCGACTTTAAAATTGCGGTAAGTGTGGAATCCGGATTCAGAATGGACCGAAAACTATTCAAATTGGTACGAATGGAATGTTTTGAGATTTCAACCCAGGAAGAAGCTATTTCTTTCATCGAATTCTAACCAAAGACCTTCCTACCAGAATTAATGTCTTGCAAATTCTTCCTATAGTTTTTTATTTACTGGATTGGAAAACCGAGCATTCTCACGAATGCGCGAACTCATCAAGAGGCCCGGATGAAATATAAGGTAGTGCAACAGTTTCCCGTTCCGTTGAAGGATCTTCTCAAGGCAAGGGAGGATCGTTACAAATATCTCGATAAATTCCCAGAACTCAAAAACGTAGAACTTTTGGAAGAAAAAAAAGAAGGAAACTTAGTCTATCAAAAACGAAAGGTAAAACTCGCCGAGTCCCTGCCTAAGGTGCTGGCGGCTCTTTTGTCCGATCCGTCTTTATTAGAAAATTCTACATTCAATCTGGATACCAACACCCACGAGTTTACTCTTTCGCCTCCGGGTAACGAGAGCATCATTAAGATCAGCGGTGTTTCCGTTTATAGGGCATTGGGCCCGGATCAATCCGAAAGAAGTTATGACGTCGAGGTCAAATCGGGTGTTTTTTTGATGGGAGCGGCGATCGAAGCCGTCATTGAAGAAGTTCACAAACATTCTTTGGAAAAAGATAAGAATTCGATTTCTGATTTCTTAAATTCTTATCAAGGATAAGAATTTAAGAAAGTAAACGTCCCGTGGATGAGGGGCGCGCGTGTCGGATTCCCCAAAAAAATTTTAGGGGGATGTTTTTGTTTTTTTGAAACGAAAACGATTTTTTTCCGCCAGATTGAAAAGAATCGTATTTTCCCGTTCTCTCGGAATCCCGTTTAAGAGTAAGAGTACCTCATCCGAACTGTTGAACACTCCCCAAGCTCCTCTCTTTTCCGCCATGGCCGGAATCGCTTCTGCAAATCGATCATCCAAAAGAATTCCTTCGTAATTTCCACCGGGCTTTTTTTCTCCAATGGAAAAGAAGAGATACTGATCTTGAATGTCCTTAAAAGATTCCAGAGCTTCTCTGATCTCATGACAATTCACGCAAGCCTCGGGTTCTAAAACAAAAAGAATCAGCTTCCCGTTTTTCTCCGCCGCCTCGCGAACGGATCCATCCGAGGGTTGTTTCCAAGGATCGGTCTCAAGACGCTTCATTTGGCTCCAGAGGAAGAATCCAAGCCATGTAAAGACGAACAAGGCAATGCAGAAGAGGCTAATACGTTTCCAGTTTGGATGAATTTTTCTTTGTATCATTTTTGTTACAAGCTTTGAGCGGAACGCTTAGGCATCCAAGAGAAAACTTTTTTCTCCAGATTCTTGTTTGAATCCAATCCAATTTTTGAGTCAAATTTTGTAACTCCGTAATCTCATTCCCTATAGAAATGGATCATTATTCTTCCCTATACTAAAAATCATGAAGTCACAAATCGATCCAGAGATGCATTGTACTGCGTTGGGTCGTCAGTTTGGGAGATATCGACGGAGACGGATTTCTGCGAAGGGTTGTTTTTCTGTCCCAACTTCCCAACTGCGTTGGGTCGTCAGTTTGGGAGACATTGACGGAGACGGATTTCTGCGAAGGTTGTTTTTCTGTCCCAACTTCCCAACTGCGTTGGGTCGTCAGTTTGGGAGATATCGACGGAGACGGATTTCTGCGAAGGGTTGTCTTTCTGTCCCAACTTCCCAACTGCGTTGGGTCGTCAGTTCGGGAGATATCGACGGAGACGGATTTCTGCAAAGGGTTGTCTTTCTGTCCCAACTTCCCAACTGCGTTGGGAGCCAATCGCGACGCTCCGCTGCTCATTGGCTATCTCGCTCTCTATGGATCGCTCGATAGATCAAAAAAATAAAATAAAATTTACAGTCAGGGTTGACAAAAAATTATAGTAAAAATCATTCTCGTTTCTTAAACTTACTGTTTTTTCTGGAGGTGCCGAGGAATTGAACGCATTGGGAAAACATGTGATCGCTGAGTTTTATGACTGCGATTACGAAACCATTAACAACCACGAATTAGTTGAGGACATCATGTTAAAGTCCGTAGACCTGTCAGGTGCCACGACCATTAAGTCGGTTTTTCATAGGTTCAGTCCGTATGGAGTGAGCGGCGTGGTTGTTGTTAGTGAGTCTCATTTTGCGATTCATACTTGGCCCGAATACGGTTATTGTGCCGTAGACGTGTTTACCTGTGGGGATCTCATCGATAACCAGGCTGCCCTGGACTATCTGAAAGAGAAATTTGGCTCGAAAAGCATTTCCGTTGTGGAAATGAAACGTGGTCTATTGAACTTAGGCGTAGACCTGCACCACAAGCCAGTTGGAAATTAAAGTCTCCACCCAAATCACCCAAATTATCATAAGCGGATCTATTTCTTCGCTAAGAAGCGGAGTTTGCCCTTATTATATTAACTTAGAGAGGTAAAGACGATGAGTCTGAAAACCAGAGAAAC
Proteins encoded:
- the alr gene encoding alanine racemase translates to MKEIASSWVEISKHSIRTNLNSFRSILNPDSTLTAILKSNAYGHELETMTKLCIDEGVSRIGVNSIEEALIVRNIDSTIPILIMGEIQNLQARKNQLADPNFWIVFSRPETAKILSSLSPAPKLHLKVDTGMGRLGTRGETLQITLEKLKESEIRLDGICTHFASTEDVLEHKHSLMQIRNFETAVSLAESFGYKNLIRHTCASASTLLFPSAHFEMVRVGISLYGLWPSIQTRLSLNLIGNKNFQLNPVLSWKTKIVHIQNHPANRYIGYGSTFQTSYPTKVAVVPVGYYEGLDRKLSNNGDMLVLGRRARILGRICMNMTMLDVTHIPGADIGSIVTIIGHDGEESVTADDMADRVHTINYEITTRISESIPRIVVD
- a CDS encoding ABC transporter permease, which codes for MFFLAIRQLLKRPQQTFLTFLAILLGTAGYVVFSGMMLGFQEYITDQLVNNDAQIRISPRDEVLKKESFEGVFYPDSTVRWINPPSGKTDSTQLTNIKGWFLKLDRDERVEAYAPQLNRQLIFKFGKQTLPGKLQGIDPARQTKVTTIGKYVEKGNLSDLDRGGDMIFAGAGLLEKLGAETGDTLQVVTTNGKISNVKVGGVFRVGNRMIDDTTVYASLRTVQRITQSNGVISEIAVRLVDVSKAADVATEWSFFTKDKVQSWDQTYESVLSVFKTQNIVRNTTTFTIILVVAFGIYNVLNMVVNHKKREIAILRSVGFDEGDTIRLFIIQGLLLGLLGAACGLIVGAIACYALDGYPIGGKTTKGQVMVNVMKISWDYSIYVKAFSLSVITSGIAAYIPAKSASKLSPVEIIRGSA
- the speD gene encoding adenosylmethionine decarboxylase — protein: MNALGKHVIAEFYDCDYETINNHELVEDIMLKSVDLSGATTIKSVFHRFSPYGVSGVVVVSESHFAIHTWPEYGYCAVDVFTCGDLIDNQAALDYLKEKFGSKSISVVEMKRGLLNLGVDLHHKPVGN
- a CDS encoding DUF2505 family protein, whose amino-acid sequence is MKYKVVQQFPVPLKDLLKAREDRYKYLDKFPELKNVELLEEKKEGNLVYQKRKVKLAESLPKVLAALLSDPSLLENSTFNLDTNTHEFTLSPPGNESIIKISGVSVYRALGPDQSERSYDVEVKSGVFLMGAAIEAVIEEVHKHSLEKDKNSISDFLNSYQG
- a CDS encoding 1-acyl-sn-glycerol-3-phosphate acyltransferase translates to MLETSVVPNSSQVVYSEKTYDWLINLVYRTRGILFDSIEEYFEESNRDKILYAPYPTVLIGNHVGEGDIFGLAAIHRMVQPKIKFAIPVREDILKKDFLVKEFRPKGSLKLIFKLIDKTNIIPILLAYIGSFPIKRPFRDNARELLKKGELRDLVDQEWNTLVDRVRSGRNLFMFPEGTFNHDGYLNQIKKGVYFIRTKIKDVHFISFTLTYDYISSKKTQLHISYGDNFEISETAESDQVANIVKERLGKNYVATSGNLLSAILLQLGTETGVGKEILFKRLQNFAEEIRKKGKEIHISGKLFSNHLEDAFQNILKKGLDHKLLRLNGNGDVLASEKLLYKEEDTRNLIKKNILLYHSNQLSYHRPALEKILLSLT
- a CDS encoding ABC transporter ATP-binding protein, with translation MEKKEDAAIECTSLSKRFGEPPTYAVQEAEFSLQRGEFVALTGRSGSGKSTLLYMLSGLDHPSSGKVFLNGMDIFSMPSKDTHIFRNLNIGFVFQFHYLLPELTAIENILMPTRKTEKNVVKRDEARRLLSEFGLEHCKDKFPSQMSGGEQQRTAIARALIMNPIFLFADEPTGNLDTENGDKAMEILKRINQENRTTVVFVTHDPDYAALAGRRINMVDGRIHSDSLQKINKAVSR